A window of the Mesobacillus boroniphilus genome harbors these coding sequences:
- a CDS encoding DNA-directed RNA polymerase subunit alpha, with the protein MIEIEKPKIETVEISDDAKYGKFVVEPLERGYGTTLGNSLRRILLSSLPGAAVTSIQIDGVLHEFSTIEGVVEDVTSIILNVKKLALKIYSDEEKTLEIDLQGEGPVTAAAITHDSDVEILNPDLPIATLSSKGSLRMRLTARRGRGYNPADQNKREDQPIGVIPIDSIYTPVSRVSYQVENTRVGQMTNYDKLVFDVWTDGSTGPKEAIALGSKILTEHLNIFVGLTDEAQNAEIMVEKEEDQKEKVLEMTIEELDLSVRSYNCLKRAGINTVQELAHKTEEDMMKVRNLGRKSLEEVKAKLEELGLGLRKDD; encoded by the coding sequence ATGATCGAAATAGAAAAACCAAAAATCGAAACGGTTGAGATCAGCGATGATGCCAAGTACGGCAAGTTTGTCGTAGAACCGCTTGAGCGTGGATATGGTACAACTTTGGGTAACTCCTTACGTCGTATCCTATTATCCTCACTCCCAGGTGCAGCTGTCACATCGATTCAAATCGATGGAGTACTTCATGAGTTCTCAACAATTGAAGGCGTCGTAGAAGATGTAACATCAATCATTCTAAACGTTAAGAAATTAGCGTTGAAAATCTACTCTGATGAAGAGAAGACACTTGAAATCGACCTACAGGGTGAGGGTCCAGTAACTGCAGCTGCAATCACGCATGACAGTGATGTTGAAATCCTTAATCCGGATCTTCCTATCGCTACTCTTTCAAGTAAAGGTTCATTGCGTATGCGCTTGACTGCAAGAAGAGGCCGCGGATACAATCCTGCTGACCAAAACAAGCGGGAAGACCAGCCGATCGGTGTCATTCCAATCGACTCAATCTATACGCCGGTTTCACGCGTATCTTATCAAGTAGAAAACACACGTGTAGGGCAAATGACAAATTATGACAAGCTGGTATTTGACGTATGGACAGATGGCAGCACTGGTCCTAAGGAAGCTATTGCACTAGGTTCAAAGATCCTGACTGAGCACTTGAACATTTTCGTTGGTTTGACTGACGAAGCTCAAAACGCTGAGATCATGGTAGAGAAAGAAGAAGATCAAAAAGAAAAAGTTCTGGAAATGACAATTGAAGAACTTGACCTTTCTGTTCGTTCATATAACTGCTTAAAGCGTGCCGGTATCAACACTGTCCAGGAGCTTGCTCATAAGACAGAGGAAGATATGATGAAGGTTCGTAACCTTGGCAGAAAATCACTAGAAGAAGTAAAAGCAAAACTAGAAGAGCTAGGCTTAGGCTTACGCAAAGATGACTAG
- the rplQ gene encoding 50S ribosomal protein L17, with protein sequence MGYRKLGRTSAQRKAMLRDLTTDLIINERIETTETRAKELRSVVEKMITLGKRGDLHARRQASAWVRNEVANAETNQDAVQKLFADIAPRYAERQGGYTRIMKLGPRRGDGAPMVIIELV encoded by the coding sequence ATGGGATACAGAAAGTTAGGACGCACAAGTGCCCAGCGTAAAGCAATGCTACGTGACTTAACAACTGATTTGATTATCAATGAGCGTATTGAAACTACTGAAACACGTGCGAAAGAGCTTCGTTCAGTTGTTGAGAAAATGATTACTCTTGGAAAGCGCGGAGACCTTCACGCTCGCCGTCAAGCTTCTGCTTGGGTTCGTAACGAAGTTGCAAACGCTGAAACAAACCAGGATGCAGTTCAAAAATTATTCGCTGACATCGCTCCACGCTATGCTGAGCGTCAAGGTGGATACACTCGTATTATGAAACTTGGACCACGCCGCGGTGACGGTGCGCCAATGGTAATTATCGAGTTAGTTTAA